From Rhodococcus sp. B7740:
CGAGCGAGGTCTTCGTGGTCGATTGCGGGTGGACCGACGCGGAGCTGGCGACGATCCCGTGTGCGTACGGCACGGCGGAGAACATGATCGCTCGCGCGGGAGTCCGCCCGGAGTCGACGGTGCTGATCACCGGCGCGTCGGGCGGAGTAGGTTCTGCCGCAGTGCAACTCGCCGTTCGGCGCGGCGCGCGCGTGATCGGCGTCGCGAGCCGCGCCAAACACGACCAGCTCCGCGAACTCGGCGTGGACGAGGTCCACGGGCGCGATGAGGACCTGGCGACCGCCCTCGGCAAGCGCAGCGTCGATGTGGTGATCGACAACGTCGCAGGCGACGGTTTCGGTCCTTTGCTCGACCTCCTCGTTCGCGGGGGAACCTACGTGTCCTCGGGTGCGATCGCAGGACCTGTCGTCGAGCTGGACCTACGCACGATGTACCTGAACGATCTGACGCTCCTCGGGTGCACGGCGTGGGACGAGGATGTATTTCCGAACCTCGTGTCGAACATCGAGGCCGGTGAGATTCGTCCGTTGCTGGCCGAATCGTTTCCCCTCGAGCAGATCGCTGCGGCGCAGCAGCGCTTCCTGGAGAAGAACCACGTGGGAAAGTTCGTGCTCGTTCCGCCGGTGGTCCGCGAGCAGGACTAATTCCCAGGCACACTGGATGAAGTGTTCGCCTCCCTCGCCCCCGCTCGCCGTCGTCTCGCGTTTTTCGTACTCGCTCTCGTCCTGGTCGGAATTCTCGCGGCCGTTGCGGCCTTCGTCGCATCACGCCCCACGAGCGACCCCGTCGCGAGCGTCGACCAGTCCGTTCCCGGCCCGGTGCTGCTGGTCCCCGGGTTCGGCGGGTCCACCGACGCGTTGGATGTGCTTGCGGCGGAACTACGAGAGAACGGCCGCGACGCGACCGTCGTGGCCCTGCCCGACGGCGGCGTCGGCGACCTGACCGTGCAGGCGCAGACCCTGCGCGACGCCGTCGACGCAGCCCTGACTCGGACGGCGGCGACGTCGGTCGACGTCGTCGGGTATTCCGCGGGCGGGGTGGTGGCCCGGATCTGGGCTTCCGATCTGGGCGGCGTCGAGCAGGCTCGACGCATCGTGACCCTCGGCTCCCCACATCACGGCACCCAGGTGGCCGCTCTGGCGTCCCAGGTCCTGCCCGACCAATGCCCGACGGCCTGTCAGCAGCTCGTCCCCGACAGTTCCGTGCTCACCGCCCTGAACTCCGGCGACGAGACACCGGAGGGGCCGCAGTGGGTGTCGGTGTGGACCGAACTGGACCAGGTGGTGACCCCGCCGTCCTCGGCCCGACTCGACGGCGCGATCGACATCCCCGTGCAGAGCGTGTGTGCGGACTCCACCGTCGATCACGGGAACCTGCCCCGCGATCCTCTCGTCGGCGCAATCGTGTCCGCCCAGTTGGACGGCGATTCCACCACCCAGCTCGGCGCAGCCGATTGCAGCCGTCTCAGCTCGTGATGTCCTTGGTCGTGAAGTTCGCCCACGCCGCACCCAGAAGCACGAGGACGTAGACGCCCTGCAACCCGACCCCGCGCACCAGGTCCCGCGTGGGCACCGGGTCGCGGAAGAGGTCTACGAAGGCCAACCAGTATCGCGTCGGGAGGTACGGCGCGATGGCGTCGGCGGCGTCCAACGTCAGCAGCAGCGAGCTGGCGATCAGGAACGCCAGTGCGCCGAGCGTCGCGGCGAGCGGGGAGTCGGTCAGGGTCGAGAGGAACAGGCCCATGGCCGCCACTCCGAGCATCGAGAGCGTCACGTAGAGCACGGCGATGACGGTGCGCACGGCGACCTGTTGATCGGTCAGCACCGTGCCGGACACGCTCGCGACGCCCCCAACGGTCGAGACGTCGAACAGCGTCGTGCCGACGAAGTACGCGACAGCAGCCACGATGACCACCGCCAGCAGCACGAAGGCGGCCACCGAGATCAGCTTCGCCACCAGTAGCTTGGTGCGTCCCACCGGGCGCGCGAGCAGGTAGCGCAGGGTGCCGGCCTGGGCCTCCCCGGCAACGGCATCGCCTGCGATGACCGATACAGCGACAGGAAGAAACAACGGAAGCACGATGGCGAGCGCGGCGAGCGGGAAGAGCTGACCGTTGGTGAGCACCGCCGACAGGAAGGCGGGGCCTTCGCCGGGCCGCGGACCGACGTCGGTGAGGGCCAACAGACCCGCGACGACGGTGGGCAGCAGATTGAGCAGGAGAATGACGACCCACGTGCGGGGTCGGCTCAGCATTGCGCGCAGCTCGACGCCGATCATGCGGTCACCTCCATCTCGGTGGAGCGGACGGGACCGTCGACGCGGTCGGCACTGGCACCGGTGACGGCCAGCACGGACTGCTCCAGACTCATCTGCTGCGGGCTCAGCTCGCTCACCCGGACGCCGCCTTCGACGAGCAGCCGATTGAGCAGGGCCGAGTCCGGGTGTTCGATCACGAGCTGCTGCCCTTCACGGTGGAACACGGTGGCGTTCTGGATTCCGGAGAGCACGGTGATCGCCTCGGCCGGGTCCGGGGTGGTCACGAGCACCCGACCGGTCGGCTGCTGGAACGCGGAGAGCTGATCCTGCAGAACGAGGCGACCTCGATCGAGCACTCCCACGCGGTCGCACAATTGCTCCACCTCGGCCAGCAGGTGGCTCGAGAGGAACACGGTGGTGCCCTTCGCATGCAGGCCCAGGAGCAACTCCCGAATCTCGAGGATTCCCTGTGGGTCGAGACCGTTGGTCGGCTCGTCGAGGATCAGCAGCTCGGGGGTGCGCATCAGTGCCGCAGCCAATCCGAGACGCTGCCGCATTCCGAGCGAGTACTGCTTGACCGGCCTCCGTCCCACCCCGCCGAGTCCCACCTGTTCAAGGGCCTCGCCGACGCGGGCGGTCCTGCTGCGCCGGGAACCTCCCGGCCCGGCTGCGTCGAGCAAGGTGAGATTCCGTCGTCCGGAGAGGTTGGGGTAGGCGGCGGGGTTCTCGATCAGCGCCCCCACCCGCGGCAGCACGCTCCTGCGTCGCCGCGGCATCTCCTCGCCGAGCACCTGCATCTGCCCGGAGGTCGCCAGGACGAGCCCGAGCAGCATCCGCACGGTCGTCGTCTTACCGGATCCGTTCGCGCCCACGAAGCCGTAGATGTCGCCGGCGCGCACGTCGAGGTCGACGCCGTCGACTGCCCGCACCGATCCGTAACTCTTGGTCAGGCCGGTCGTGCGGATCATGTGGCTGCTCCTTCGAGCTGCTGGGCGGCGGTGGCCAGGGTTTGCGCGGTGACGGTGCCGGAGAGCAGGTAGCGACGCCGGTCGGCGCTGGGCTCGGTGATCAGGACGTTGAGGGGGCCGATCGTCAGTGCGACGCTGCTACCGGTGACGACCGCCCCCGGCGCGGCCCGCAGCTGATCGACGAGCCCCCGCGCGGCGCGGCGCGGTAGCGGAGCAGCGATCAACTCCGTCACCCCGCGGCCGTAGATTCCCACCGCACCCTGGACTCCGCGGTCCCTCAGATCGAGTCCCGACAGTGTCGAAGGGAGACCGGCAGAGTCGATCCCGTCGGCGAACGAGGCGATGTCGAGACCGTCCTGCTGCTGCACATCGGTGCCCGGCGGCGGGACGAATCGGACGGTGTACGCGTCCGGGGTCGCGGAGGAGAAGTCGAGGAAAGCGGTGCTGACGATGGGGCGAGTGACCCCGTCGCCCAGCACGTCGACCTGCAGTGGAAGCCCGCTGTCGGGGTCGGCCCACACGTCGACCTCGGTGATCGTGCTCTGCGGTTCGCTGGGGATCAGCCGCAGGCCGGGGGCGTCGCGGCCGGCAATCCGACGGGCGGGAAGCCGGGTGACCTCATCGGCGGTCGCCTCGCTGAGCAACCGCTGCCCGAGCTCCGGGGGTAGCAGGTCGGCTTGGCGAGGCAGGCGCAGACTCGGCTCGGGGACGGGGGTCACCACGGCCGTGTTCTGTTCGTAGTCCCAGCTCCACAGCCGAGCCGGGCTCCGGTAGAGACCGCGCTCACCGGCGAGGCGCACGGTGTCGACGCGCCAGTTGTCCGGGGCGCGATACCAAGCCCGCAGAGTCGTGGTGTCGCCCAACAGATCCGGAAGTCCGCCGAGACCGTCGGTGACGGGGAGGGTGACACCGCCGACGGCCTGGGCGTAGCCCGAGTACGGGGTGGCGGTCGAGGACTGGACGCGGGAGAGCAGTTCGGCCGCACTGATGTCCGACGCGTCGACGGGCCAGCGCTCGATCACCGCGGGCGTGGTGACGAGCACGGCGATGCCGAGCACCACCGCCAGCCACCGCCACTTCTTGTGCACCTCATCGACCGTACGGACGTACCCGTTGTGCCGCAGGTGGGTAGTACAAAGCCCGCGTCAGTCGACGAGCACGAAATTCGCGAGACCGTAACTCACACCGTTGATCTGGAGCTCGATCGAGTGCGGGCCGGGGTAGTACTTCCGTGTGGTCAACGCTCGAAAGGAGTGTTGCCGCGCAACGTCGACGCCCTCACCGGGCGCGATCGTTTTCGTCGTCAGCTTGAACGTCTTACCCGTCACTCCACCGTTGGCCTTGGTGTGGTGGACGATGTAGTCGATCGCGACCTTGGCCGGTTCGGTGCCGACATTGTGGATCGACGCATCGAAGCGCACGCTCTCACCGATCCGTAGCTCCGCGACGTCGAGGGTGGGGCCTGTCACCTCCAAGTCGGCGGGCGCGAACCCCAGCAGGGCGAGTGCGTCGGTGTCACCGTTCTTGATCACCGTCCGAAGTGCGTGTCGTACGAGCCGGTCGGTGTGCGCGTCCGGGTCGTCGAGCCACCGCGCCGCCGTCCGAACGACCAAGTCCGGGACGTCCCGGCTGAAGTCGTTGAGGTGGTTGGCGACCGACCGCCGAACGTAGTCACTGTCGTCCCGGTAGAGCTCGTCGAGGATCGCTACCGTGACGCCGGGCCGCGCAAGAATCTCGGGGACACGCACCGACCACGGCAGATACGGGCGTGTGCCTTCCGATGCCAGACGCCGCACGTGCTCGTCCGATGATCGAGTCCATTCCGCCGCGATGGCGAGAGCCCGATCCAGATCGGCTCGTAGGAACGTGCGGATGGCGAACTCGGAGCTGAGTCTGCCGGTGAGTTCGGCCAGCAGCGACATTCCGTCGTCGAACGCGGCCGAGGTCTGCTCCTCGACGGCTTTCGTCGCCACGGCGCTCGTGACCGGCCAGATCGACCAGCCTTGGAAATCCGGATCCTCGGCGGCCCGTCGGATGGTCCGAGCGAACTCTGCGTAATCGCCGGGCAATCCCACGAGAAGCGCGTCGCGCAGTAGATCGGCGCGCGCCCGCAGCGTGAGCGGTCCCAACTGATCGACCGATCCCGTCAGCAGCGACAGATCAGCACTCGGTACGGCGTTGCGGATGGTCCGAAGCAGCGTGCGAGCCGCGTCCGGGCCGATGAGTTCGTCGGCGAAGGGCATGAGTGCTTCTTACCCGAGATCCATGAGTCGCGGAATCACAGAGCCGAGTCGGGCAGCGTCCGAGCTGCAGTTGGCGGGAAGGATCGACCGCCCCCGGACGTTGACCAGAGGTAATGGACAACGATCTCTCTGCCCCCACTCGGCTGTGGACGCCCTCGCGTGTCCTGGTCACCCGGTCTGCGTCCGAGCTTCCCCATACCGCGGAGATCATCCGTCGATGCGAAGCAGCCGGAGTGACCGAGATCGATATGTTGCAGGGGGACCGTCTGACCGGCCTGCGCGGTGAGTCCGAGCGGGAGACCTATGCGCGTGCCAAGACGACGATGGCGGTGGTGGTGGCACCACCGAGTGTGCTGAAGCCACAACCGATTCCGCCGAGTGCAGATTGGCGTATCGATCTGGCGAAGGGGTGCCCGGCGCACTGTCAGTACTGCTATCTGGCGGGCTCGTTGTCCGGGCCTCCGATCACCAGGGTGTTCGCCAACATCGACGACGTCCTGGCCGGTATCGGCACCCATGCCGGCCGTGGCACCATCACCTCGGGGACCGAGGAGCGTGGACACGAGGGCACCACCTTCGAACTGTCCTGCTACACCGATCCTCTGGGGATCGAGCATGTGACGGGATCACTCGCCGAGGCCGTACGCATGGTGGGTGCAGGAACCTACGGCGACGACGTGTCGCTGCGTTTCACCACCAAGTTCGACGACGTCACCGAGTTGGTGACGCTCGATCACGGGCGACGAACCCGAGTTCGACTGTCGGTCAACGCCGATGACATCGCCCACCGATTCGAGGGTGGAACCGCGAGGATGCCCGCTCGGATCGAGGCGCTGAGACGGTTGGCTCTCGCCGGATATCGAGTGGGGCTGACGATCGCTCCGATCATGCCGATACCGCAGTGGCGCGAACAATACGGTCGACTGCTCTCGAACGTCGCCGACGCGGTGCGCGATGTCCCTGATCTCGACCTGACTGCCGAGATCATCACCCATCGATTCACGCCGTCCAGCAAGGACGTGCTGTTGAGTTGGTACCCGGGGACCAAGCTCGAGATGGACGAAAGTGCCCGCACAGCAAAGAGAAACAAGTTCGGCGGCGTGAAGTACGTCTACCCCAAGGACACGATGACCGAGATGCGCACATGGTTCGTCGAAGAACTGGGGTCCGTGCTCCCCGACGCGCAGCTTCTCTATTGGACGTGACGCAGCCCGGCCGCCATCGGTGTGCGGTGGAGGCCGGGCTGCGAAAGAGGATAATTCACTTCATCTTTCCGAACGTGGCGTCGATGTCGGCCATCTCCATCTCGGCGGTCTGCTGAATCAGCTCCATGAGGTCGGTGTCCAGTCCCGGGGCGAACTCCTCCAGCCGTTCCGGTGAGATTTCCATCGGAACGCCTTCGGGGGCCTGCTCGCGCACGATCCGGTACGAAATGGTCGATCGCGCAGCCTTGTTGGCGGTCATCTCGTACATGCGGCACTTCTGCAGGCAACCGGTCGACTCGAGCATGAGGTTGTACATCAGGTCGAGGATTAGGTTGCCGGAGTTGTAGACGTAGCCACCGCTCCACGGGTTGCCGACGGAATCGACCGGCAGTGCCCCCTCTGCCTGCACTCGACCCTGGGCCCCTCTGCATGGCCGTCGTGCAGGCGATCTATTCCTTGCCCAGCGCCCGGTGACAAATCGGGCTCGTCGAGGTCAGTACCCACGACCCCATCGGATTTCAGGAGTGACATGGCAATTCTGACGTACAACATGCACGTTTCTCTCGACGGCTTCATCGAGAATTCCGCAGGCAGTCTCGACTTCTCCGTGCCCGACGAGGAGTCCCATCGATTCTCGAACCGGCAGACGGAGGCCACTACTGCCTTTCTGTTCGGGCGTCGACTGTACGAGGCCATGGAGGACTACTGGACGGACCCGCTACGAGCGGAGGGTGACGACGTCGAGGCGGAGTTCGCGCGACTGTATGTGGACACCCCGCGGATCGTCTTCTCCGACACTCTCGATTCGGTGGCCGACGGGTGCCGGTTGGTGCGCAGTGCCGACGCTGTCGCCGAGGTCAAGCGACTGAAACGCGAGACCGAGGGGACATTGGCCGTGGGCGGTGCCGCATTGGCGGAGTCGCTGGTCGACGAGATCGATCAGTTCGAGGTCATCCTTCTGCCGACCATCCTGGGCGGTGGCAAACCGTACTTTCCGGTCGGTCACCATCTCGACCTGACACTCGCGGAGCAGAAGGTGTTCGCCGAGTCGGGGTGGCTGTATCTGCGTTACAGCGTGTCTCGCTGACATCTCGCAGGTACGGGCCGGATTGAGATACCCTCGCGGCACGACACCGGCGGGTGGTTCGTCCGCTTTGGTCGGTCCGGCCCACACCCAGCAGTTCAGACCCCGCGGAGGTCATCGATGCCGCACATGCCGCACTCCCACTCCGACGCGGACCCGGACGCGACCGACAGAGAGTCCGTCGTATGAGCGGTTGGCTCTGGGTCGTGATCCTGAACGCGATCACTGCGTCGGCGTATCTCGGGATCGTGCTGTTCATCGTTCGTGGGCTGCGTCGCACCGCCCAGCTTCGGAAGAATCGATTGGCGCTGGCAACCGCCGCCATCTTCACCACCTGCGCGGCTCACCATGTGTTGCATGCGGTTCACCTGCTCGCGGGTGCCGGGCACAGCGAACATGCAGGCGGCGGAACGATCGCGATCATGCGGGAGTCCATGGGCGGCGATCTGGATGTCGCAGTGACCCTGTCGACCGCGTTGGCGGGTGTTCTGTATCTCGGAATGCGCCGCTCCTACGGTCCACTGCTTCGCTCGCCGGCGATGTTCGACGATGCCGGTGAGGCTCGGTACCGTCAGCTCGCCGCGAATCTGCCCCACACGACGGTGTTCATCGTCGACCCTGACCTTCGATTCGTCCTGGTCGAAGGTGCCGATCTGGTCGCGGAGGGCTACGACCCGCGCCGGATGGAAGGGAAGTTGCTCGATGACACGGTGCCAACGGAGGTCTTCGCGCACGTCGCTCCGTACTACCGGGCAGCTGTTGCAGGGGAGGAATCCTCCTTCGATTCCGTCAGCGCCGGGACCGGAAGAGTCTTTCAGGTTCGAGCCCGGCCGCTGCGCGACGAGGCCGATGCCATCGTCGGTGCCATGGTGCTGTCGGAGGACGTGACGGCCGAGCGTGAGGCGCGGGCGGAGCTGGATCGTGCGCGAGCATTCCGGGACGCAGTGTTGACCGCGTCGCCGGATATCGCGACGGTCGTCGACGTCGACACGGGGCACCTGACGTGGGCGTCGCGCAGCCTCCGCTCGTTGATCGGTACCGCGACCGCCGGTAATCCGGAGGGGCAGCCCGACGGAGATTCGACAGTCGACGGTGCCGAGGATTCGTCCGACATCGAGGTGCTTGTGGAGGACCTCGACATCGTTGCGGCGGCCGACCGGGCCGCTGCATCGTTGGCAGACGGGGAAAGCCTCACGACTCAGTACCGAGTGCGTGGCCTCGGCGGTGAGACCCGGTGGTTGTCGCGTCGAACCACGCCCTTTCGACGGGGGCCGTCGGGTGAGGTGCTGCAGGTGCTTTCGGTCCTCCGAGAGGTGACCGACGTCGTCGAGGCCGAGCGTGCTCTCGAACGTGCGGCGCTGCAGGATCCGTTGACGGGACTGCCCAATCGAATGCTGCTGTTGGACCGGATCGGCTCTGCGATCGATCGGGGCGCGCGCACCGGCATCGCGGCGGTGGTGCTGTTCTGCGACCTGGACGGTTTCAAGAGCGTGAACGACAGCGGTGGACATGCTGCTGGCGACGCGGTGCTGGTCGAGGTGGCACGGCGTCTGCGCGCGATACTCAGAAGCGACGACTTCATCGCCCGGGTGGGCGGTGACGAATTCGTCCTGGTCCTCGACGCCCAGATGGACGACCCGGCCTCGGACGCGGACGGACTCGCGGGCAGCGTGGCTGCGCGGATCAGGGCCGCGCTGGCCTCGGCCATCGAGTTCGAGGGACGGCAGTACGAGGTGTCGGCGAGCATCGGAATGGTGGTGGCCCGCAGGGGTGCCACAGCTCAGGATGTGCTTCGGGACGCGGATTCCGCGATGTACCGGGCCAAGCAGAGCGGCAAGGATCGGATCGAATTGTTCGACGATTCAGAGGAAACTGTCGCGTCCGCCGAACAGGCGATCGCGGGCACAGCACAATGAACGCATGACTCCAGCAGACCCCGGCAACTGGTGGACACTGCCCTCTCATCGATCGTGGCTCGACACCGAGTCGTCTCGACTTCTGGATTTCGGAACCACACTCGACCACCCCGCCGGAGGCGCGGCGTGGCTGGACGATCGCGGTAACCCCGACCTCGACCATCCGGCGCATACGTACATCACCGCTCGGATGGCGCATGTGCACTTTCTCGGGTCCGTGCAGGGCCGACCGGGTTCCCGCAGGAGAGCCGATCGCGTCTTCGATGGACTGTTGACCACGTTGCGGGACAGCAAGAATGGCGGTTGGTTCGAGTCCAGTGCCGACACGGCCTCGCCCGATGCAGTGAAATCGGCGTACACGCATGCCTTCGTGGTGCTCGCCGCGTCGGCTGCCACCGCGGTGGGTCACGCACGTGGCCGGGAAGTTCTCGACGAGGCACTCGATATCGTCGACTCTCGGTTCTGGGACGAACGGTACGGAATGTGTTCGGACACCTGGACTGTCGACTGGTCCGAGCTCGATCCGTATCGCGGCATCAACGCCAACATGCACATGGTCGAGGCGCTGCTGGCCGCCGCCGACGCCGGTGCGCCCGAGCTCTGGCGCGAACGTGCACTGCGTATCTGCGACAACGTATGTCGATGGTCCGCGGCCAACGAGTGGCGCGTCCCGGAGCACTTCACTGCAGAGTGGATCCCGCAGCTCGAGTACAACCGCGACGACGTAGCGAACCAGTTCAAGCCCTACGGTGCCACCGTCGGCCACGGCTTCGAGTGGGCGCGACTCCTCGTGCAGGCAAGTCTCGTTGCGGGCGGGCGGGACTACGTCGACGCGGCCGAGTCCCTCTACGACCGGGCTGCCGTCGACGGCTGGCAGCCCGGGCCCACCCCCGGGTTCGTCTACACCACGGACTGGACAGGGCAGCCGGTTGTCACGGGTCGACTGCACTGGGTGTTGTGCGAGGCGATCGGAGCAGCCGCGACTCTCGGACGCGTTACGGGAGAAGAACGGTACGGCACCGACTATCGAACGTGGTGGGACGTTGCGGCCGACTACTTCGTCGACCGCGTCGACGGCTCCTGGCATCACGAACTCGACTCCCACAACGTTCCAGCGGCAACGGTGTGGAGCGGAAAACCCGATCTCTACCACGCCGTCCAAGCGACGTGGATCAGCCGATATGCGCCGAACACGAGCATGTTGGCTGCGCTGCAGCCCGATTCGGACTGACGAGTGCCACAGGCAGCGCAGACGCACAGATGTCAGTGCACCTCCGCCACCAATCGGTTGCTCACCGACCCGAGGTTGTCGATTTCCACACTCACGTGATCGCCGGGCTTCAGTAACAGCTGGGGCTTGCGGCGGTAGCCCACTCCGCCGGGCGTGCCGGTGAGGATGACATCACCGGGCTCGAGGGTGGTGAACGTGGAGATTGTTGCGATCAGGTTCGGCACCGTGAACAGCAACTGCGACAGATCCGATTCCTGTACCTTCTCGCCGTTGACGATCGTACGGATGCCGCAGCTCGCGAGGTCCACCTCGTCGGGGCAGACGACGTACGGGCCGAGGGGAGTGCTTGCGTCCCAAGCCTTTCCCTGCATCCACTGATGCGTCTTGTACTGGAAATCACGCATCGTGATGTCGTTTGCGACGGCGTAACCCAGAACGTGATCGAGTGCGTTCTCCTCGGTGATGCGCCTGCCCGCGCGTCCGATGATCACCGCCATCTCGCCCTCGTAGTCCACCTCGGAACTCTCCGGTGGGATGGCGATGTCGTCGTAGGCCCCGATCAGGCTGGAGGCGAATTTGGGAAACATCACCGGGTACGTGGGGAACTCGCGTCCTGTTTCGGCAATGTGGTCGCGGTAGTTCAGTCCGACGCAGATCACTCGGGCGGGGTCGGTGACAGCCGGGAGGACGCGCACGTCGCCGATCGGCAGGCGCTCCCCGGTCAGGCGATCCGCGGCGGCGAGTGCCTCGAGCGAACTGGTTCGCCCGAGTGCGTCGATTCCCTGCAGCGGGATCAGCGAATCCCCGTCGACCTCGCCGAC
This genomic window contains:
- a CDS encoding DNA alkylation repair protein, which encodes MPFADELIGPDAARTLLRTIRNAVPSADLSLLTGSVDQLGPLTLRARADLLRDALLVGLPGDYAEFARTIRRAAEDPDFQGWSIWPVTSAVATKAVEEQTSAAFDDGMSLLAELTGRLSSEFAIRTFLRADLDRALAIAAEWTRSSDEHVRRLASEGTRPYLPWSVRVPEILARPGVTVAILDELYRDDSDYVRRSVANHLNDFSRDVPDLVVRTAARWLDDPDAHTDRLVRHALRTVIKNGDTDALALLGFAPADLEVTGPTLDVAELRIGESVRFDASIHNVGTEPAKVAIDYIVHHTKANGGVTGKTFKLTTKTIAPGEGVDVARQHSFRALTTRKYYPGPHSIELQINGVSYGLANFVLVD
- a CDS encoding spore photoproduct lyase family protein translates to MDNDLSAPTRLWTPSRVLVTRSASELPHTAEIIRRCEAAGVTEIDMLQGDRLTGLRGESERETYARAKTTMAVVVAPPSVLKPQPIPPSADWRIDLAKGCPAHCQYCYLAGSLSGPPITRVFANIDDVLAGIGTHAGRGTITSGTEERGHEGTTFELSCYTDPLGIEHVTGSLAEAVRMVGAGTYGDDVSLRFTTKFDDVTELVTLDHGRRTRVRLSVNADDIAHRFEGGTARMPARIEALRRLALAGYRVGLTIAPIMPIPQWREQYGRLLSNVADAVRDVPDLDLTAEIITHRFTPSSKDVLLSWYPGTKLEMDESARTAKRNKFGGVKYVYPKDTMTEMRTWFVEELGSVLPDAQLLYWT
- a CDS encoding dihydrofolate reductase family protein, which produces MAILTYNMHVSLDGFIENSAGSLDFSVPDEESHRFSNRQTEATTAFLFGRRLYEAMEDYWTDPLRAEGDDVEAEFARLYVDTPRIVFSDTLDSVADGCRLVRSADAVAEVKRLKRETEGTLAVGGAALAESLVDEIDQFEVILLPTILGGGKPYFPVGHHLDLTLAEQKVFAESGWLYLRYSVSR
- a CDS encoding lipase family alpha/beta hydrolase, producing the protein MFASLAPARRRLAFFVLALVLVGILAAVAAFVASRPTSDPVASVDQSVPGPVLLVPGFGGSTDALDVLAAELRENGRDATVVALPDGGVGDLTVQAQTLRDAVDAALTRTAATSVDVVGYSAGGVVARIWASDLGGVEQARRIVTLGSPHHGTQVAALASQVLPDQCPTACQQLVPDSSVLTALNSGDETPEGPQWVSVWTELDQVVTPPSSARLDGAIDIPVQSVCADSTVDHGNLPRDPLVGAIVSAQLDGDSTTQLGAADCSRLSS
- a CDS encoding manganese catalase family protein, which encodes MQAEGALPVDSVGNPWSGGYVYNSGNLILDLMYNLMLESTGCLQKCRMYEMTANKAARSTISYRIVREQAPEGVPMEISPERLEEFAPGLDTDLMELIQQTAEMEMADIDATFGKMK
- a CDS encoding diguanylate cyclase domain-containing protein produces the protein MSGWLWVVILNAITASAYLGIVLFIVRGLRRTAQLRKNRLALATAAIFTTCAAHHVLHAVHLLAGAGHSEHAGGGTIAIMRESMGGDLDVAVTLSTALAGVLYLGMRRSYGPLLRSPAMFDDAGEARYRQLAANLPHTTVFIVDPDLRFVLVEGADLVAEGYDPRRMEGKLLDDTVPTEVFAHVAPYYRAAVAGEESSFDSVSAGTGRVFQVRARPLRDEADAIVGAMVLSEDVTAEREARAELDRARAFRDAVLTASPDIATVVDVDTGHLTWASRSLRSLIGTATAGNPEGQPDGDSTVDGAEDSSDIEVLVEDLDIVAAADRAAASLADGESLTTQYRVRGLGGETRWLSRRTTPFRRGPSGEVLQVLSVLREVTDVVEAERALERAALQDPLTGLPNRMLLLDRIGSAIDRGARTGIAAVVLFCDLDGFKSVNDSGGHAAGDAVLVEVARRLRAILRSDDFIARVGGDEFVLVLDAQMDDPASDADGLAGSVAARIRAALASAIEFEGRQYEVSASIGMVVARRGATAQDVLRDADSAMYRAKQSGKDRIELFDDSEETVASAEQAIAGTAQ
- a CDS encoding ABC transporter ATP-binding protein, which produces MIRTTGLTKSYGSVRAVDGVDLDVRAGDIYGFVGANGSGKTTTVRMLLGLVLATSGQMQVLGEEMPRRRRSVLPRVGALIENPAAYPNLSGRRNLTLLDAAGPGGSRRSRTARVGEALEQVGLGGVGRRPVKQYSLGMRQRLGLAAALMRTPELLILDEPTNGLDPQGILEIRELLLGLHAKGTTVFLSSHLLAEVEQLCDRVGVLDRGRLVLQDQLSAFQQPTGRVLVTTPDPAEAITVLSGIQNATVFHREGQQLVIEHPDSALLNRLLVEGGVRVSELSPQQMSLEQSVLAVTGASADRVDGPVRSTEMEVTA
- a CDS encoding ABC transporter permease, translating into MIGVELRAMLSRPRTWVVILLLNLLPTVVAGLLALTDVGPRPGEGPAFLSAVLTNGQLFPLAALAIVLPLFLPVAVSVIAGDAVAGEAQAGTLRYLLARPVGRTKLLVAKLISVAAFVLLAVVIVAAVAYFVGTTLFDVSTVGGVASVSGTVLTDQQVAVRTVIAVLYVTLSMLGVAAMGLFLSTLTDSPLAATLGALAFLIASSLLLTLDAADAIAPYLPTRYWLAFVDLFRDPVPTRDLVRGVGLQGVYVLVLLGAAWANFTTKDITS
- a CDS encoding AGE family epimerase/isomerase, whose product is MTPADPGNWWTLPSHRSWLDTESSRLLDFGTTLDHPAGGAAWLDDRGNPDLDHPAHTYITARMAHVHFLGSVQGRPGSRRRADRVFDGLLTTLRDSKNGGWFESSADTASPDAVKSAYTHAFVVLAASAATAVGHARGREVLDEALDIVDSRFWDERYGMCSDTWTVDWSELDPYRGINANMHMVEALLAAADAGAPELWRERALRICDNVCRWSAANEWRVPEHFTAEWIPQLEYNRDDVANQFKPYGATVGHGFEWARLLVQASLVAGGRDYVDAAESLYDRAAVDGWQPGPTPGFVYTTDWTGQPVVTGRLHWVLCEAIGAAATLGRVTGEERYGTDYRTWWDVAADYFVDRVDGSWHHELDSHNVPAATVWSGKPDLYHAVQATWISRYAPNTSMLAALQPDSD
- a CDS encoding LolA family protein, whose translation is MHKKWRWLAVVLGIAVLVTTPAVIERWPVDASDISAAELLSRVQSSTATPYSGYAQAVGGVTLPVTDGLGGLPDLLGDTTTLRAWYRAPDNWRVDTVRLAGERGLYRSPARLWSWDYEQNTAVVTPVPEPSLRLPRQADLLPPELGQRLLSEATADEVTRLPARRIAGRDAPGLRLIPSEPQSTITEVDVWADPDSGLPLQVDVLGDGVTRPIVSTAFLDFSSATPDAYTVRFVPPPGTDVQQQDGLDIASFADGIDSAGLPSTLSGLDLRDRGVQGAVGIYGRGVTELIAAPLPRRAARGLVDQLRAAPGAVVTGSSVALTIGPLNVLITEPSADRRRYLLSGTVTAQTLATAAQQLEGAAT
- a CDS encoding zinc-binding dehydrogenase produces the protein MHTDSARGDLMTAVVTTGTGGYDKLVVSEVPRPVPGPGEVLVRVLAAGMNNTEINTRVGWYPDGGWNDATPFPLIQGTDCCGVVCASPGIDESIIGRRVLVRSCMRVDGFSSGETRWLGSDMDGAFAQFVVVPASEVFVVDCGWTDAELATIPCAYGTAENMIARAGVRPESTVLITGASGGVGSAAVQLAVRRGARVIGVASRAKHDQLRELGVDEVHGRDEDLATALGKRSVDVVIDNVAGDGFGPLLDLLVRGGTYVSSGAIAGPVVELDLRTMYLNDLTLLGCTAWDEDVFPNLVSNIEAGEIRPLLAESFPLEQIAAAQQRFLEKNHVGKFVLVPPVVREQD